The segment CCTCGACTAGTCGAGCTGGGGGTTGGCCAATTGACTAGCCTTTGGGCAATAAATGCATGGCGACCATTAGGCCTCAACCAGTCCTTGATCGAGAAGGCATATCCCTCGATCGGGAATGCAAGGCTACTagaagagagaagattttttcaTCTCTCAACCGGACCTCAGCAAGAAGGTGTAACTGGTTGACATATACCCTAGTCGATTGAGCTGGTTGGACAGTGCTTCAACCGGTTCATTATTTTTGGCCTGAAAACttaccttttttattcttttctcttctaacacttaaacaaggtctttaggtaaattaatatgtcaattttgaaacaatttgcctaaggttcatttgataaaactagGGTTatgatggaaatgtaactttaatgcataaaccgagtttttaaagatgcataaaaagatatgaaaatcctaagtgcacccatgcattcatcttacatatgtttcatatgattaaaggtcttttAAAtatcttgatcttgcatccattgggtcctttgatgaatttccaaactaacaccTGGAATTCTCTATAATTCAACCCAATTAgccacttaaccatggtttctTATCATCAAAATGCGATTAGGaaaacccttgggctaacactaCCCAAAATGTGAGCTCTATCATGGtatcaagataaaaaaatcaatatctcAGTAATATTGAAATGTTGATTTATTCTAGATACTTTATCTTTAATTGCCTACTATCAAAATCCAATCTTGCTTCTTCTTAATTAATGTGGATGTTAAAAAGTGCTTCAATTTTGCACAAGTTCTTATAAACTCCCAACATTAGAAATTGGACAAAGTAATCAAATATACTTAGAATATCATTAATTAAACCTTTTAAACCTATACAATACACACACAAATCATTACTTAAGTTTAAAATCATTACATAAGTTATTACCTTTTGTAATAGTAATGCTTATAATCTTTCCATATGTTAACTTATCATAAGCATTCTCTAATCTTAATCTTGATCTTTTCTAAGAAAAGCCTAGGTaatcctaaaataaaattttctttctaaaatgatttattacactacaagaaaacatgttttttctAGCGAAAATTTAGCGGTGAATTAAGGTTATctctaaaaataacttttttcaacaaattttcaactattttcgctaataacaattttttgtgaacTTTTTATGAAGAATTTCATATTTTCGTCACTAAAACATGTGGTAGGAAAATTTAGCACCTTTTCTTTTTGCACAAACACTTTTgtcatgaaaattgaaaatttgccAACGAAATTTTATGTCACTAATATAACTTCTTTgtgatgaaaaaaatttcatcactAAAAGTTACAACTTTTTATCTACATTTGTTGTCAAAGTTTTTTCATTGCTAATTGAATTATTTCTTGGTgaattaagtaatttttttactaaataatatttttaaattatgatattagtAAGCAGTATTGATAAATAGTtagttgatttatttaattattaattagtatgttcttagtttttatataatagtagtattattgtaaaataatataatatactattttagtaATTGGTAtctatattataatattttatttgtattattttatataaacaataaaaataattaaagatagGTAGGATTAAATactataatataaatttattcaaatgtCAGTATGTTGTTATATAATGTTatccaaaaataaagaatattatactaattttgttttattggaTAAAGGTTTTCTATAACATAGGTGGGATTGAATTTATTTCAGTTATGGGTAAGCTATAATCCTATGGTTTGGTGTCATTCAACATCATGCTTGTTTACTTAAGAAGTAAATTTCTTTCATTAAATCATCTAGTAACTTTTAACTACCTAACttaacctaattataatttctttaattattatctAGTTTCtaaataatgattaattataaaatttattaaataaattacctaGCATCTATAAAGAAGTTTCTTTGACAAAGAATCTCATatgtctttcattttctcatttttatgttGTAATTCTTGAACAATCAtatcatttgaattttttaaatctaaaatgtgaaattctattttgaataaatattaagattaatttattatttacaaGGATATAAgttataattcaaataaaaacaattagttTCTTTCTTTATGATTTGCTTCAGGTCATCCACCTAAAATCTTGAAGTTTAAGACATGTAAGTTTGATTAATAAATCTAATGTTTTGTCAATGATCTTAGATGGAACTCCTATGAAATGTTTAGAGATAAAGAAAattagagtagcaagcacatcctctatttcttcctcatcctcaactatttcattttttgaattagTTCTATAAGCGCTTAAGATAAAACTCTTATCTTCTTAAGTGAGAAATGATCCCACCAACCTTTTAGTTAGCTTGTAAATACAACAATTAGTCTATGGGCAACAACATGATTATTGTTTAGTTTATAGGTTACGCTAACCATAGTCATTTCCTGAAGTTAATTTGGTTAATATGTTAAACTCTGTCATaccatctatgttccattcataaaTAGTTCTACTAGTATATGAAGATTTTGTGTACTTATTCCTTTTCTCATATTGCATATTGTGGAGGGTTGGCTCAAAGGTAAAAATTATCAGTCCTAGTAATTTCctaattctaaaaattcttaatactaaaaatttccAAGTTTTGAGTTTCTTTAGGAATTATAATTAGTTCATAGTTTCAACATCTAAGTAATGTTTTCATCAATACATTAATTATCCTTATATAGGAAGATTGTACGTGGAGTATCCGGAATAATTAAATTCTCATTTAATgctttaaaattattctttttattagattttagtCAAGTATAGggttttcttgaaatttcttaGATAACTCAAATGACTTAAATAAAAGcttatcatatttttcaataaaagttgTCTTAATATGTTTTTGATATTGGATAACTTCTTCCACTTTATTGAGTTGATCTTCTAGAGTCTTAAGAATCATATTAATGTAATTATCATCCATCTTAGTCTTAAAAGGTGATgcttttactattttttatatagatataattcaaattaattagaaacttatacacttttaaattatttaatttttatatagatgagttaaaataagttaaatgagtttgaatctTAAGAAAATTTACTTCTTTGTtgtttactttattttcttaggAATATGTTGATCTCCTAGacataaattgatttaaatattcAACTCATTTCAAGCATTAATCTAAAGTTCATTTATGGATTTACAAACCTAATCGAAAAATCACCACACATCTTACCCTTTGATGCCTGCACCTTCTACTAAAACACGTTATTCTAGATATCTTTTTGAGATTATTACTCCCTAGGATGGATAAAGCCTTAAAACAAACTCAATAACCATTTCCATGGCTCTATACCATTAACCACCTAGGATcatataaagacaaaaatgtaatgaattaaacaaaactaaaattaattcatgGGTGAGTGATGGACCTTCATTCTCTATTTCACTGGCTACTTGAACTTTTGTTTAGAGTAGGTTTAATCATGGATTCTGTGACCTTTTTCTAAGATAAGCTTGAAGTCACCATAAAATAGaattgattttagaaattagaatCAATTCAAAAAGTCTCTTGTGATGCATGGTAACCACGCAATCCCAATTGCGATTGGCCCAATAGAAAAAGAATCTTTATAAAcgatttttccattttttttctcctcctcATGTATTGACATACTACATAAAGTAGTAGGTCCTACATTTTTGCAATCATGAATGCAGGGATTAGAGcattttgaatataattttagaatataatattaaaggcacaaattaaaagaatatttattattatttatctgaAATAGGACGATAATACAACAAAATGAAAGGTATCCACACACTCAGCTAGGCCATGGAGTTGCAACTGCAAGAAGTGGAACTTTTCTATGAATGGTCAGACCAGTGCATTCAGTCATATCCAAATCCTCCCTTCTACCTCCACCACCCACTTCCCAATCAAACCGATGAACAAGATTTGGTAACACAACCTCAATTGCCATTGCCGCGAACAGAGTTCCTGGGCAACCTCTCCGGCCAGCTCCAAATGGGATCAACTCAAAGTATTTCCCTGTGAAATCTATAGAAGAATTCAAGAACCTTTCTGGCCGAAACTCCTCAGCCTCATCCCACAACAGTGGGTTTCTCCCAATTGCCCATGCATTGGTAATGACTCGTGTCCCTGCTTCAATGTCGTAGCCCATTATTTTGGCGCCCCGGGTGGATTCTCTGGGAATTAGTAGTGGGATTGGAGGGTGTAGTCTGAGAGTCTCTTTGATCACTGCCTTCAAATATTGCATTTTGTCTAAGTCATCCTCAGTTATGAGGAGTTTGCCTTGAGCAATTCCTCTGACCTCATTCTGAAGTTGCCTCATGACTTGTGGGTGCCTCAAGAGCTCTGTCATTGCCCACTCCAAGACTGTGTATGTAGTGTCACTTCCAGCAGCAAACATGTCCTACAAGAAGGGAGAATGCATTAAGTAGCAGCTTTTTGACAGGAAAGAACACTGACAGGTATTTCGAATTCTGAAATGGGTGAACAATGAATATCaagttaatttgataatttgggaaaaattattattgatcttaaatttgtataaatcacaCTGTACTATTATAATGATATATCATCTTGGCAAATGGTTGTTAGCATAATTAAGTAGATGAATCTTCTTGCAACCgaagaaaaataggaaattcTTATAAATACCAATACATAtacacaaataataataataataaaaagcacAAAGTCCAACAATACCAGTTATAATGTTAAATTCATGATGCtcctttttatataatgaaagaaagaaagattttattttatttttcttgattgcCAAACAAACTATGCTCGTCCATGATGGTTAATTAATCATTCTTACCAGAGTAAGAGCTTTGATGCAAACTCCAGTTATGGCAACGCCTGTGACATTATCCTCCTGAATGCCAAGCAAAACGTCCACGAAATCCTTCACTTCCTCATCTACACCTCTTTTCCTTCTCTCCACGTGCTCTTTCACCACTTCATCAAGAAATCTATCGAACTCTTTAGCAACTTTCTCCACTTTTGCATCCAAACCATTGATGAAGTTCACCCATGACAGCCATGGAATGTAGTCGGCAACATCGAAGCCACCCAGCAACCCCACAAACTCCTTCAGCAGTTCTCTATATTTTCTTCCAGTTTCATCTCCGCTGTATTTTCTTCCTAGGGCAACTCTGCATATAAGATCATTTGTTAGGGACTGAAACATTTTGCTCAAATCAATTGGGgtggaggaggaagaagaggaagataTCTTCTCCATCAGAAGGGCTGTCTCTTCTTCTCGGACTCCTCGGAAGGACTGAACCCTTCTGTTGCTGAGAAGGTGGAGTACACAGATACTCCTCATCTGTCTCCAGTACTCTCCATAGGGGGCCATGGAAACGTCCTTGTAATCATAGAGAAGTTTCGCAAAGATGCTTGATTTAGGCCTGTTTGAAAAGATGACATCATTGGTCTTCATGATCTCTCTTGTAGCGTCTGCAGCTGAGACGATGACCACTGGAACTTTGCCAAAATGGAGTAGCATAATGGGGCCATGGCGCTGAGCCAAGGCCCAGAGAGAGCGGTGAGGGAGCAAGCCTAGTTGGTGGAGGTTTCCAATGATTGGGAGCTTTGGTGGGGAAGGAGGTAGCCTCTTTGTGGTGACTGCAGGAGTGGTAGGATAGAGCCATTTGATGAGGAAGTATATGAAGACGAAAAAGGGGAGAAGTAGCAGAGAGAACGACGCGTTTTCCTTGTACAGAAGATCTAGAaagcttcccattttctttttgtgtatctAAATGCGTGCGTTCTATCGCAAGTTCTGGGATCTTCCTTGGTTTATATGCAGCAGGAAGCTACCGAAACACGTATCCATGTCCACTAAAGTTGATCAGCTTGTGCAAAACCTTTTACCAAAAGTTGAAAGATCTAAAACAAAGTCACTCAAAACTATTACCATGAATAACTGGTATCAAAGAGACTCCTTCAGAGTAAAATATCTACCCACTCATCTCTGATGtgaactaaaataaatataaaaatggacATCGCTTGAAGCCCAAATTTTTAGGTAGTGCATAATTTGATAGTGTTCAATTCCAATTGATAAGCAATTTGCGGCTAGTAAAAGTCGTATTGGTCATTTCTAGGATCTTACAAATGGAGAAACGTGGCCCGGTTGAACTGCTGTGTTCCCTATTATTTGATAAGCAGTATGTGGCCAAGACTGCacttgataaaaatatcttagATATTGCCACATAGGTGCCACTTGGACACCACATAAAGCACCATGAAATTCTAAAAATCCCATTCCCCTTTTCCGAAAATCCTCTTTTTCTGAAAACCATACATGTCTTTGCAATTTGTTGGTGCAATGTAGAGTACTTGGGAAGCTGTTTTTTTAAGTTCAACAAGTATGTGTAGAAGGGCTAGAATTATCCTCTTTTGTCATATTTAGAATTTCCCTTTATTCATTTAAGGTTACTAAAGTCTTGTGTTTTTTCTAAACTTTAGGATCAACAATAAGGGAAAGTTCAATTACAGTGTTATGTTACATTAATGGTAATATGATCAATGCACCTAATGGGATTTGCTTGAATTCTCCTTCATCAAAGGTTGTGTTAGTTAGAAGCAACAAAACATTCAATGACTCAGTTGCATGTTTAAGTCAGGCATTGTGCAAAGGCTCTTCTCAAGTAATGTTGAAGTTGGTTTATCGTTATCCAATTAATATTGGAGATGGTAATTTCAACTTTGTAACACCACTTATAAATGACGATGATGACGTGAGTTTAATGTTCAATGTAGCAACAAAGTTCACTACACCTCATACTGTTGAGTTGTATGTAGAGTTCCTATCAGTGCAGATGGAGAATGTTGACTGCACCATTGAATTGTCAATTGATGTATCGCCTATCCCGTCTCAAAAAAGGGTGGATCTTGATGATACACTTGAAATAAGTGAAGATCATGATAAGCCTGTAATGAAGATAGATTCCAATGCGGTGCATGACATGGTCATGAGTGAAGGATATGTTTATGAGGCCCCTAAAAACCATGATGTTGATAGAATGGAGCATTTGGGAAATGAGTCTACACACCTTTATCATGAATATGTCATCCCTTCCCCGATGTTAAGTGAGTTGAATTGGGATGTGATAAGGAGAACTTAGGGCCACGTAGTGGAATATGGAATGACCATGATGTATTGTACAAAGGCATATGGattgagaataaaaaagaattacaGTATGTTGTTAAAAGATATTGAATATACAACAATCATGATTTTGTTGTAGTTGAATTAGAGCCTCATTTATGGTCAGTAAGATGCAAGAGGTGGGATGAAGGTTGTAAGTGGAGACTTCATGCTTGTTGTTGTAAAACTCACAACTTGTTTGAGATAACATAATACATAAGTTCTCACACTTGTGTATATCTTAAACTCTCACAAGACCACTCTCAGTTGGGGTCCACCTTGATTGTTAGGGAGATACAAAATATAGTAAGAAATGATCTATCTATGTCAGCACCAACATTGCATCagataataaaagataaatatggCCATGAAGTTCATCATAGAATAGTtaggaagcaaagagaaaagtAATTATGGCAGTGTTTAGTGATTGGGATGCATTTTACTATTTTCTACCCAAGTGGATGAATGTTCTTCAAGCAACTAATCTTGGTAcaaaatttgtttagaaaacAACTCCCTTAGGAAACTTTAATGACAATGTAAGATTTAAAACAATGTTTTGGGCATTTGGAGCTACTATAGAAGTATTCAAGCATTATAGGCCAAATTGATGGTACTTTTCTATATGGAAAGTATACAGGCAAGCTATAGATTGTAACATCAATTGTTTCCAATGGATATCTCTTCCCTTTTccccttgcacttgttgaggaggaaaCAATAGATAGTTGATCTTAGTTCTTTTCTGCAATGAGGTGTCATGTTACTTAAAGAGATGGAATATGCTTAATTTCTAATCGTCATGTAGGAATCAAGGCaacattacaaaatttcaaagttggATGGACTCCACCCTATGCTCATCATAGATATTGTCTAAGACATGTGGCAAGCAATTTCAATAAGAagtataaaacaaagtcttgaAAGACTTAGTGTACAAAGTTCAATCCCAACATCAACCTTGCAAGTTTCAGTTGTGCATGGAGGAACTACAAAAGTTGAATGGGAAGTGTGTGCATTTCTTTGAAAAAGTAGAGAAAGAGAAATGGATACAAGCATATGATAAGGGGTTTCAGTATGGATGTATGACAACAAATATTGTAGAGAGTATTAATGGGGTGTTTAAGGGAGCTCAAATATTGCCTATCATTGCATAAGTGCAACTAACTTTATAAGTGTGTTGCCTACTTTGAAAGGCGTAGAGTAGAAACACaaccaaactaaaaaaaggTGAAATGTACATTTCTTATGCTAAGAATAAGATTAGCAATTCAGAGGCTTAGGCAAGTAGACATAGTGTTATAATATTTCATCGAATGAATGAGGTCTTTGAGGTAGTCATTGTTGTTCATGGGTTTCATATGGATAAGGGCAACAATAAGCAAATTGTGAAACTTAAGGAAGGTGCTTGTACTTGTAACAAATGGCAATCATTTGGGTTGCCTTATTCTTATGTCCTAACTATTTGTGCTTATGCAATGTTAGACAATTGGTAATTCATGGATTCCTATTAGAGGATGGAAAAATATGTAGCTTGTTATGCCCTAGAATTTAGTCCAATACTACATGAAGACTATTGGTCTCAACCAAATTTCCTAATTTTGCATCTCGATCCAACAATGTTACGAGAACAAGGTCGACTTAGATCATCACACATACGAAATGAGATGAATTGGAGAGAACCTAGTGTAAAGGTTAAGTGTGGAGCATATAAGTAAGAGAGTCATAATAAACGCAATAGTCTTAACAAATATTAAAGACAATCCTTTAACATCTCTTCTGaatgaattttgaaatatgtaatgATGTATGAACTTTTGGTAATGTATGAACTTTTGATGATGCATGAACTTTTGGTAATGCATGAACTCTTACCAATGTAACTCTTAATGATGTAAGAACTTTTCATGATATATTGACTTTAATCGATGTATGAATTGTGATGATGTATGAATTTTTGGTAATGTATGAACTCTTACCAATGTAAACTCTTAATGATGTATGAACTTTTGGTAATGCATGAACTCTTACCAATGTAACTCTTAATGATGTAAGAACTTTTCATGATATATTGACTTTAATCGATGTATGAATTGTGATGATGTATGAATTTTTGGTAATGTATGAACTCTTACCAATGTAAACTCTTAATGATGTatgaacttttaaaatattgaaaaacatACAATAAGAAACCTTGTTTTATAGGTCTCATGGATCCCCAATCTTATGATTCATCGGTGTTTTCTTCACAGCATGTACATCAATCATGTATTTTATGGGATACAAAGGTATCTAGGACACAAATTCTTCATTATAGACAACTTAAGGCCATATTTCATTGTATAATGTCACTAGATTTAAGGATTATTCTATATTTGCAGTAAGGAGGATTCTATGGCATAGCATGACTTGGGTTTGTTATATTAGATTGGCACTTGGTCACTGCCTTGGTTGGGAGATGGAGCCCTAAGACGCATACATTCCACATGCCACATAGGGAGGTGATGACTACTCTATAAGATATCACCAATATTCTCAGACTACTAGTTGATGGACTTCATCTTATTGGTTTGATCTCACAATAGTGGCTTGAGCTATGTGAATCTTTGTTAGGACACATGCCCAAGAAAGATGACTTGGATGGATCATAACTTAATATGACATGGTTATCAATGAAATTTCCTACTCTACCCCTTAATGCTAATGATGTTGCTATTCAACGTTATGCCAAAGCATATATCTTGCAGCTTATTAGAATatgtttatttgaaaacaagtCTAGTTGTTTTGTGCATCTCATGTTTCTTCAATCTTTATAAGATTTTAGGGTTGTTAGTAGGTATTGTTAGGGTAATGCTTACTTATCTTATCTCTATAGGGAGATGTGTCGAGCATCCCATGTTTAAGCACGTGATATAGTTGGCCCACTTATATTATTACAACTATGGCCATGAGAGAGTGATTCGTCCCCGTtgcagtcatgccatttgattctggctcagacgggtgttatcaataaaatttataaaacctaaatcacctcacactagggtagcatagctaacatagtatagtggctctaagatcatccacagggatgggttttcattgtACAATTGACATTAGTGAAGGAAATAACATGGTGCTTTTTCTTATGAAagttagcttttaaagaaaattaaattgtggttgcaaagattgattttaagttaagcaaaaacacTAGGTGAAATTTACtataaagaaaaggtctcttggagctttaggtcactaggatcgagTTCCTTAGGCAAATGGGGAGATTTCAGATCTTCTCCTTgtgttggggataataacataaaggatggttatctcccgaactggttttatatttagcaattaagatttgatccaaaagttttatgagaaacggtaattgctt is part of the Vitis riparia cultivar Riparia Gloire de Montpellier isolate 1030 chromosome 17, EGFV_Vit.rip_1.0, whole genome shotgun sequence genome and harbors:
- the LOC117934497 gene encoding cytochrome P450 71A3-like, which codes for MGSFLDLLYKENASFSLLLLPFFVFIYFLIKWLYPTTPAVTTKRLPPSPPKLPIIGNLHQLGLLPHRSLWALAQRHGPIMLLHFGKVPVVIVSAADATREIMKTNDVIFSNRPKSSIFAKLLYDYKDVSMAPYGEYWRQMRSICVLHLLSNRRVQSFRGVREEETALLMEKISSSSSSSTPIDLSKMFQSLTNDLICRVALGRKYSGDETGRKYRELLKEFVGLLGGFDVADYIPWLSWVNFINGLDAKVEKVAKEFDRFLDEVVKEHVERRKRGVDEEVKDFVDVLLGIQEDNVTGVAITGVCIKALTLDMFAAGSDTTYTVLEWAMTELLRHPQVMRQLQNEVRGIAQGKLLITEDDLDKMQYLKAVIKETLRLHPPIPLLIPRESTRGAKIMGYDIEAGTRVITNAWAIGRNPLLWDEAEEFRPERFLNSSIDFTGKYFELIPFGAGRRGCPGTLFAAMAIEVVLPNLVHRFDWEVGGGGRREDLDMTECTGLTIHRKVPLLAVATPWPS